The following are encoded together in the Rana temporaria chromosome 12, aRanTem1.1, whole genome shotgun sequence genome:
- the GJD3 gene encoding gap junction delta-3 protein, which translates to MGEWGFLSSLLDAVQEHSPMVGRFWLVVMLIFRILILATVGSDMFEDEQEEFVCNTMQPGCRQVCYDQAFPISHYRFWVFHIVLLSAPAVLFVIYSMHQNAKMGRDADEEEAARPGQPSSIRTKLRADQRGRHIRTFYIVNVVMRIMAEVGFLVGQWLLYGFKVAPDYICERKPCPHKVDCFVSRPTEKTIFLQFYFVVGIISAILSVSELLHILVKGKCRSREGLGSSPPPAYERDNWSNREHERTNNFLLRRQSTDDRRASGAGGHRLSIAYPPGTAYKLKVGPSSAISSKSSRLIKGDLTV; encoded by the coding sequence ATGGGGGAATGGGGCTTTTTGAGCTCGCTATTAGATGCTGTCCAGGAGCACTCTCCCATGGTGGGACGGTTCTGGCTGGTTGTGATGCTCATCTTTCGCATTCTCATCCTGGCCACCGTGGGTAGTGACATGTTTGAAGATGAACAGGAGGAATTTGTATGTAACACTATGCAACCAGGCTGTCGTCAAGTTTGCTATGACCAGGCCTTTCCTATATCCCACTACCGCTTTTGGGTCTTCCATATTGTGCTGCTCTCTGCCCCAGCAGTGCTGTTTGTAATTTATTCCATGCACCAGAATGCCAAGATGGGAAGAGATGCAGATGAAGAGGAAGCAGCACGACCTGGGCAGCCAAGCAGCATCAGAACCAAGTTAAGGGCTGACCAGCGTGGACGTCACATACGCACATTCTACATTGTCAATGTGGTGATGAGGATAATGGCGGAGGTCGGGTTTCTAGTGGGACAGTGGTTACTCTATGGGTTCAAAGTAGCTCCAGACTACATCTGTGAACGCAAACCCTGCCCACACAAAGTGGACTGCTTTGTGTCCAGGCCAACAGAAAAGACAATTTTTCTGCAGTTTTACTTTGTAGTTGGGATCATCTCTGCCATTCTTAGCGTTTCTGAACTGCTACACATTTTGGTAAAAGGAAAGTGCCGGTCTAGGGAAGGACTGGGGTCTAGTCCACCTCCAGCCTACGAGAGGGATAATTGGTCCAACAGAGAACATGAAAGGACCAATAACTTTCTTCTCCGAAGACAAAGTACTGATGATCGAAGAGCTAGTGGGGCTGGTGGTCATCGGCTTTCTATTGCATATCCCCCGGGCACAGCGTATAAACTGAAAGTAGGCCCTAGCTCGGCTATCAGCAGCAAATCATCCAGACTGATCAAAGGTGACTTAACCGTATAA